The following coding sequences lie in one Micromonospora sp. R77 genomic window:
- a CDS encoding TetR/AcrR family transcriptional regulator: MSTAPTFKRLPRAVREQQMLDAAVKVFSRRGFHAASMDEIAEDAGISKPMVYAYLGTKEELFVACLHREGTRMMEAIAGAAVPDLPADVRLWRGLRAFFGFVGAHRDGWAVLYRQARGEQPFAGELATMRGRLVEVVAGMLDHALRAEGREASATDLEVVAYALVGATESLADWLADHPDADPEKTATRMMNVAWLGAGQLLHGVTWRPEQ, translated from the coding sequence GTGTCCACCGCCCCGACGTTCAAGCGCCTGCCCCGGGCCGTACGCGAGCAGCAGATGCTCGACGCGGCCGTCAAAGTGTTCTCACGCAGGGGTTTCCATGCTGCCAGCATGGACGAGATCGCCGAAGACGCCGGCATCTCCAAACCCATGGTCTACGCGTACCTCGGCACGAAGGAAGAACTCTTCGTCGCCTGCCTGCACCGGGAGGGCACCCGGATGATGGAGGCGATCGCCGGCGCGGCCGTCCCCGACCTTCCCGCCGACGTCCGGCTCTGGCGCGGACTGCGCGCCTTCTTCGGGTTCGTCGGCGCGCACCGGGACGGCTGGGCGGTGCTCTACCGGCAGGCCCGCGGCGAGCAGCCCTTCGCCGGGGAACTGGCCACCATGCGTGGCCGGCTGGTCGAGGTGGTCGCCGGGATGCTCGACCACGCGCTGCGCGCCGAGGGGCGCGAGGCGAGCGCCACCGACCTGGAAGTGGTCGCGTACGCCCTGGTCGGGGCGACCGAGTCGCTGGCCGACTGGCTCGCCGACCACCCCGACGCCGACCCGGAGAAGACCGCCACCCGGATGATGAACGTCGCCTGGCTCGGCGCCGGCCAGCTCCTGCACGGCGTCACCTGGCGACCGGAGCAGTAG
- a CDS encoding MaoC/PaaZ C-terminal domain-containing protein, translating to MPAAGALYRRALLGALPGVGGRRGDSVPALELAVGGVTVDRAHLADYDRVCGFRLTDRLPGTYPHVLGFPLALRLMTAPGFPIPLTGVVHVANRITVHRPVDAGETLAFRTYAENLRPHDRGRQLDVVLVGSVDGEEVWRGVSTYLGKERTPGGGARRDRGDRPTPPAAAAQWRLTPRIGTDYARVSGDHNPIHTSKLGARLFGFPRPIAHGMWSKARCLAALENRLPDAWTVDVAFKLPVPLPSTVAFSAGPAWDFALHDARTGRPHLTGTLRG from the coding sequence ATGCCGGCGGCCGGCGCGCTCTACCGCCGGGCCCTGCTCGGCGCGCTGCCCGGTGTCGGCGGCCGGCGCGGCGACAGCGTCCCCGCGCTGGAACTCGCCGTCGGCGGTGTCACCGTCGACCGGGCCCACCTGGCCGACTACGACCGGGTCTGCGGGTTCCGGCTGACCGACCGGCTGCCGGGGACGTACCCGCACGTGCTGGGGTTTCCGCTGGCGCTGCGGCTGATGACCGCGCCGGGCTTCCCGATCCCACTGACCGGGGTGGTGCACGTGGCCAACCGGATCACCGTGCACCGGCCGGTCGACGCCGGCGAGACGCTGGCCTTCCGGACGTACGCGGAGAACCTGCGCCCGCACGACCGGGGGCGGCAGCTCGACGTGGTGCTCGTCGGGTCGGTCGACGGGGAGGAGGTGTGGCGCGGCGTCTCGACGTACCTCGGGAAGGAGCGCACGCCCGGCGGCGGTGCCCGGCGCGACCGGGGTGACCGGCCGACCCCGCCGGCCGCCGCCGCGCAGTGGCGGCTCACCCCCCGGATCGGTACGGACTACGCCCGGGTCTCCGGCGACCACAACCCGATCCACACCTCGAAGCTGGGGGCGCGGCTGTTCGGCTTCCCCCGGCCGATCGCGCACGGGATGTGGAGCAAGGCCCGCTGCCTGGCGGCGCTGGAGAACCGGCTGCCGGACGCCTGGACGGTCGACGTGGCGTTCAAGCTGCCCGTGCCGCTGCCCTCGACGGTCGCCTTCAGTGCCGGCCCCGCCTGGGACTTCGCCCTGCACGACGCGCGCACCGGGCGCCCCCACCTCACCGGCACCCTGCGGGGGTGA
- a CDS encoding SCP2 sterol-binding domain-containing protein, with protein sequence MTDFDPANFANVGPKEFAQLVKSTPDDKIAEVMSGDLRGKVLSEVFGRMPSLFRADRAGSTNAVIHWNITGRPDGGTDTYEVVVENGTCTVNEGAQRDPKLSLTMGPVEFLKIVSGGANPVMMFMTGKLKAKGDLGLAANIANLFDIPKA encoded by the coding sequence ATGACTGACTTCGACCCCGCCAACTTCGCCAACGTCGGCCCCAAGGAGTTCGCGCAGCTGGTCAAGTCCACCCCCGACGACAAGATCGCCGAGGTGATGTCCGGCGACCTGCGCGGCAAGGTCCTCAGCGAGGTCTTCGGCCGGATGCCGTCGCTGTTCCGCGCCGACCGGGCCGGCAGCACCAACGCGGTCATCCACTGGAACATCACCGGTCGCCCCGACGGTGGCACCGACACCTACGAGGTGGTCGTCGAGAACGGCACCTGCACGGTCAACGAGGGCGCGCAGCGCGACCCGAAGCTGAGCCTCACCATGGGCCCGGTGGAGTTCCTGAAGATCGTTTCCGGTGGCGCCAACCCGGTGATGATGTTCATGACCGGCAAGCTGAAGGCCAAGGGCGACCTGGGCCTGGCCGCCAACATCGCCAACCTGTTCGACATCCCCAAGGCCTGA
- a CDS encoding 3-oxoacyl-ACP reductase encodes MTDRYASFVQSGAGRALVKRLGLPDPPRLRRHTPGDPLVPGPVLLGAADGSRLTEQVTKLLTFAGVELRDPVAATDATARYAALVYDATGITDSTELRQLYDFFHPQARSVLPSGRVIVLGTPPAECGTPREATAQRALEGLTRSIGKEFGRGVTAQLVYVTKDADAGTLTSLESTLRFLLSGRSAYVSGQVVPVGAGTARPPADWDRPLDGQVVLVTGAARGIGAALARVLARDGAQVVALDVPAAGDELAAVANEIGGSAVQLDLTAPDAPDRLAKHLADRHGRVDAVVHNAGITRDKTLGRMDADRWDSVIDVNLSSQERINDVLLARDLIPAGGRIVAVSSIAGIAGNRGQTNYATSKAGVIGLVDSLAPVLRERGISVNAVAPGFIETRLTARIPLMLREAGRRMNSLAQGGLPVDVAETIGWLAWPASGAVSGNVVRVCGQSLLGA; translated from the coding sequence ATGACGGACAGGTACGCGAGCTTCGTCCAATCGGGGGCCGGTCGCGCGCTGGTCAAGCGCCTCGGGCTGCCCGACCCGCCTCGACTGCGCCGGCACACGCCGGGCGACCCGCTCGTCCCCGGGCCGGTCCTGCTCGGTGCCGCCGACGGCAGCCGGCTCACCGAGCAGGTCACCAAGCTGCTGACCTTCGCCGGGGTCGAGCTGCGCGATCCGGTCGCGGCCACCGACGCCACGGCACGCTACGCCGCCCTGGTGTACGACGCCACCGGCATCACCGACTCCACCGAGCTGCGGCAGCTCTACGACTTCTTCCACCCGCAGGCCCGGTCGGTGCTGCCCAGCGGCCGGGTGATCGTGCTGGGCACCCCGCCCGCCGAGTGCGGCACGCCCCGCGAGGCGACCGCCCAGCGCGCCCTGGAAGGGCTCACCCGCAGCATCGGCAAGGAGTTCGGCCGGGGCGTCACCGCCCAACTCGTGTACGTGACGAAGGACGCCGACGCCGGCACCCTCACCAGCCTGGAGTCGACCCTGCGCTTCCTGTTGTCCGGGCGCTCCGCGTACGTCTCGGGGCAGGTCGTCCCGGTCGGTGCCGGCACCGCCCGGCCCCCGGCCGACTGGGACCGGCCGCTGGACGGCCAGGTCGTGCTGGTCACCGGCGCGGCGCGCGGCATCGGCGCGGCCCTCGCGCGGGTGCTCGCCCGGGACGGCGCCCAGGTCGTCGCCCTGGACGTCCCCGCCGCCGGTGACGAGCTGGCCGCGGTGGCGAACGAGATCGGCGGCAGCGCCGTGCAGCTCGACCTGACCGCCCCGGACGCCCCCGACCGGCTCGCGAAGCACCTCGCCGACCGGCACGGCCGGGTCGACGCGGTGGTGCACAACGCCGGCATCACCCGGGACAAGACCCTCGGCCGGATGGACGCCGACCGGTGGGACTCCGTCATCGACGTCAACCTCTCCAGCCAGGAACGGATCAACGACGTGCTGCTGGCGCGGGACCTGATCCCGGCCGGCGGCCGGATCGTCGCGGTCTCCTCGATCGCCGGTATTGCCGGCAACCGGGGCCAGACCAACTACGCCACCAGCAAGGCCGGCGTGATCGGGCTGGTCGACTCGCTCGCCCCGGTGCTGCGCGAACGCGGCATCAGCGTCAACGCGGTCGCGCCCGGCTTCATCGAGACCCGGCTGACCGCGCGGATCCCGCTGATGCTGCGCGAGGCGGGCCGCCGGATGAACAGCCTCGCCCAGGGCGGGCTGCCGGTGGACGTGGCCGAGACGATCGGCTGGCTGGCCTGGCCGGCCAGCGGCGCGGTCAGCGGCAACGTGGTCCGGGTCTGCGGCCAGAGCCTGTTGGGGGCGTGA